CCGGGTACTCATCGGGAGCGAGGATATCACCCACCTCCCCCCCAACAGGCGGGATACCGCCATGGTCTTCCAGAGCTACGGGCTCTTCCCCCACATGAACGTCTTCGACAACGTGGCCTACGGCCTCAGGCTCAGAAAGATGCCGGAGAAGGAGATCAGCGGGAAGGTCATGCGCTTTCTCGGCATGGTGGGCCTCGACACCCTGGCGAAACGTCCCCCCTCCCGTCTTTCGGGAGGACAGCAGCAGCGGGTCGCCCTGGCCCGTTCTCTCATCGTGGAGCCTGCGGTCCTTCTGCTGGACGAGCCCCTGTCGAACCTCGACGCCCTGCTCCGCGAGCAGATGCGGGTGGAGATCCGCCGCATCCAGAAATCCCTCGGCATCACCGCCGCCTACGTGACCCACGACCGGGTCGAGGCCATGAGCCTTTCGGACAGGATTATCGTCATGAACAAGGGGAAGATCGTGCAGATCGGATCGCCCCACCAGGTTTACCGCGATCCGGCGAGCGCCTTCGTGGCGGGATTCATCGGCAAAGTGGCCTTTCTCCCCGCCGAGGTGGCGGGGGTGGACGAGCACTGTACCGTAAAGGTCAGGGGAAGGACCTTTCCCCTTCCCCGCTTCTCCCCGGATCTCAGGGCCGGGGATCCCGCCCTCGTCATGTGCCGCCCTGAATCGCTCACCCTCCTCCCGCCCGGAGAGGGCATCCTGGACGGACGGGTGACCACCAACGTCTATCTCGGGCACAGCATCGAATCCTTCGTCGCCACCGAGATGGGAGAAATCCTCGTCCAGGTGGACAACCCCGATGCCCGGCAGATATTCGCCGAAGGAGAGGCCGTCTCCGTCTCCTTCATTCCGGAGCTCACCAAGGCCCTGCCCGCCGGGGAGGAATAAAAATGCCGGAATATCTGAAAGTGGAGGTCTACCTCCCGGAGGAGTTCGTTCCCGCCCTCCGGGACGCCCTGGACCGGGAGGGCTTCCTGAGAGAGGGACACTACGCCGGCGTCATGGCCCTGCTGGAA
This genomic interval from Aminivibrio sp. contains the following:
- a CDS encoding ABC transporter ATP-binding protein, with translation MENISKSVTLENVWKVFQDPQSGKDITAVEQADFVIAPGELVTLLGPSGCGKTTTLRMIAGFELPTRGRVLIGSEDITHLPPNRRDTAMVFQSYGLFPHMNVFDNVAYGLRLRKMPEKEISGKVMRFLGMVGLDTLAKRPPSRLSGGQQQRVALARSLIVEPAVLLLDEPLSNLDALLREQMRVEIRRIQKSLGITAAYVTHDRVEAMSLSDRIIVMNKGKIVQIGSPHQVYRDPASAFVAGFIGKVAFLPAEVAGVDEHCTVKVRGRTFPLPRFSPDLRAGDPALVMCRPESLTLLPPGEGILDGRVTTNVYLGHSIESFVATEMGEILVQVDNPDARQIFAEGEAVSVSFIPELTKALPAGEE